A single Brassica rapa cultivar Chiifu-401-42 chromosome A04, CAAS_Brap_v3.01, whole genome shotgun sequence DNA region contains:
- the LOC103863683 gene encoding uncharacterized protein LOC103863683, with protein MSSSSSDEVDEAIEEMVDEVVDNYIDSIVEVQRNKPKRRAYIDRDREQGHNQLWNDYFKENPTYPPEMFRRRFRMNKPLFLRIVERISNEVPYFQQRRNAHGRNGLSALQKCTAAIRMLAYGQSGDTYDEYLRLGDSTSRLCLANFTDAIIQLFGNEYLRKPTAEDLQRLLNVGEVRGFPGMIGSIDCMHWEWKNCPTAWKGPKAEKFAEKQESARKDVERAFGVLQSRFAIVKNPALQWDKEKIGKIMRTCVILHNMIVENERHGYAQIDTSEFESGESSRTSRVTRRESIHVGDMLGMRREVRDPEKHARLKADLMENIWQKFGDENE; from the exons ATGTCATCCTCATCAAGTGATGAAGTTGATGAAGCTATAGAAGAAATGGTCGACGAAGTAGTTGATAATTACATCGACTCAATAGTTGAGGTCCAACGCAACAAGCCGAAAAGACGTGCTTATATCGACAGAGATCGGGAACAAGGACACAATCAACTATGGAACGATTATTTCAAGGAAAATCCTACATACCCACCGGAAATGTTTAGGAGgcgttttcgaatgaacaagccattgttcCTTCGCATTGTCGAACGTATAAGTAATGAAGTTCCATACTTTCAGCAAAGACGAAATGCTCACGGGAGGAACGGGCTTTCTGCACTTCAAAAGTGTACGGCAGCTATACGTATGCTGGCATATGGTCAATCGGGAGATACAtatgacgaatatctccgacttggtgaCAGTACATCACGTTTGTGTTTGGCAAATTTCACTGATGCAATAATACAATTGTTTGGAAATGAGTATCTACGAAAACCTACAGCCGAGGATCTTCAACGCTTACTCAATGTTGGAGAGGTACGGGGGTTTCCGGGGATGATAGGCAGCATCGACTgcatgcattgggagtggaaaaactgcccaacGGCTTGGAAAG GTCCTAAAGCCGAGAAATTTGCAGAAAAGCAAGAATCCGccagaaaagatgtcgaacgggcttttggagtattgcaatcGAGGTTTGCAATTGTTAAAAACCCAGCTCTACAATGGGACAAGGAGAAGATAGGAAAGATCATGAGAACTTGTGTCATATTGCATAATATGATAGTAGAGAACGAACGACACGGATACGCTCAAATTGATACTTCTGAGTTCGAGTCCGGAGAATCAAGCAGAACTTCGAGAGTGACAAGGAGAGAAAGTATTCATGTCGGTGATATGTTAGGCATGCGCAGAGAAGTTCGAGATCCAGAGAAGCATGCTcgtttgaaagctgatttaATGGAAAATATATGGCAAAAGTTCGGTGATGAAAATGAATAA